CTCCTTATCCAATAATCGCTCGGCTGGAATCACTCACCAAAAACTCAAAGAGAACAAAATCTTTGTCTTTTTAAGAAACTTCTCTGGTTTCGCTGCTCAGATGTGAATATTTTGCATTTCTGAgtcacattaaaacaaacactgatgtCACTGAATCGCCTGCTGCACAAACGTCGTTTCtgctccgtgtgtgtgtgtgagcatacAGAGCTGTGCAACAGTCTTCAGCCACTCCtcagttctttatattttgtaggAAAATTGGAATAGAGTAAATATAAATGGAAATGCAGCAAACAGGGCAAAAGCAAGCAGCCTGGAGGTGAATCTGTGGCGCGAGCAGCTTCATCCTTCAGCTCAGCGTGAGCTCTGAGATACTCTCCGTCTCTGTGAGGATCTTCAGCTTCCTAAAGGACACTCATGTTGTGTTGTCCCACTCTGCTTCAGTCATACTGAGGCCCGGCTCTGATGGCATTCTCCTGTGTGTTTCTATCCTCTGTGCTTCACTGACGGTGTGTTTGGATCATCGTCGTGGTGAAACATGAAGCTGCTAAGATCAGATGGAGGATCAGACTCCACCTGCAGCTGAAACCACCACATAGgactgtgcgatatgaccaaaatctcatatcccgatataagtcATTCTACGAGCCAGTTTCATCCAGAGAACTGCTCCTCACTGGATGTTTCCTGTCTCAGGCCGCTCTCTGTAAACCACAGGAGGGAAAAGTCCAGCAGTGTCTGAAATACTCGGCCCGTCTCGTATCAAGAGCCTCGTCCAGTCATCttcctgatgctcagtttgactCCAACAGGCTGTTCTGACCATGTCGACATGCTTTAACGTTGCTGATTCATTACAGGCTGATTAAatgatatttgcattaacgagcagttgaacagatgtacctaataaagtggctgttgAATCCATGTAActgttcagcactttgtttgaaagtgctttataaataaatttattagtattattgttgttgttgttaaagcgatgtagaaaaactgtaaatttgCTGACAGCCTCCTGCAGCTGTCTGCACTCTGCCAGCCACTTCAGATGTTATCAGTCATTCACTTTTCTACACTCCTTTATGGCTGAAGAATTGTAAAAATTATCACATTTTTATTAGCCAGCCATTCCTTTAAGcaagaaaacacaatgaaaacacCTCAGTGCACGTAAAAGTGCTGCAAGTAAACATAATTACTCTGAGGAAAAATATTCCCCATCGGTATTattgttgtgtttatttcaggCTGGGGTTATTTAATTACGTTTTAAATACTTTACATGTCCAGGACCATATTTTATAAATCATGTTGCAGATTTTGTCCtgtgagaacagctgctgatgaaCATCAGGGAACAGTTCCCCCTGCCTAGGATAGGTTTACTGTGGCAACGTGTGCTGCAGCGGCCAGgactgtctcagtctggagttgcccggGTGAGAGGCAGTGTGCTGGGCTGAGTGTCCCCTCAGCTTGCTGGTCTGTACGAGAGAGTTTGTTCTCTGTGCCTTCTGGTTAGGGAATGAGCAACAGTCAGTCTCGGAGTCCCTGGGTAGGATGGTTGAGGGCGCTCCACCCGGGGACTTTGTCATCTTGGATGTGCTTGCTCATTggaggtcatatgattgtaTCATGGTAGGGTCtactttacagtataaagcaccttgagtggactgttgttgtgatttggtgctgtctaaataaagctgaattgaattaaattactATTGGATTTTCTACATTTCACAATggactaagaaaaaaaaatccctattACTTgacattaatattaaaataatacataatacaactgcgacctgtccaggctataccccgcctctcgccctatgacagctgggataggctccagtgagccccgcgaccctgaaaatgATAAGTGGGAGCTGATGGATGGATGCACACATACAAGCATGTGTCAGAATACCATCAGAGGGGTGGTTACACTTAACATCACCATACAGCACAAATCAGTGACAGTAAATGTTTATTATTCAACTATTACAagaatatatgtgtatatagcattaaaaataaattttaatgtTGCCAGGGAGCTGAGTCCACATTACAAAACAGCTCACACTCTCCACCTCTGAATAAGCTCACAATTTTGCAGCTGTTAcagtaaataaaagcaaaaaaagatgATCAGTGTTATGTCAGGTACATGTTTGATCAGAACTCGACTAGCTTGTTCAAGCTGTGAAATTCACACAAACAGTGTCTAATTATCCGCAGTGGTAAATCCCTGCTGAACGATTCTGTCCTGACTCCTCGGTTGCTCTGGGTAACTGAATCAGACAGATTCAGCATTTATGATTACAGGAACTTTCCTTTAGTTTTCAGTTGATTAATAACGTGACAGATTTAGACTTTAGCAAGCAAGAATACTCATGATTAGCTCAACATTTAGAGTAACTAACTAGCaatcaataaaaatgaaaagagcaataaaagcaataaaaagaaattatttgtGAAATCACAGAATACTTTAAAGAATATgtcacctgcagcagcagcagtctacATTACCGCTGGTACTGACTCTGCTTCAACATTTGTTTcatcttgtttttgtcttttttgtttttgtgcttttctgattaattttcgAGACCCTTGTAAAGCAAAAGCCAAGTGGAAGGCAAGAAGAGTGATGCAGATAACCCGGGTTATGATCAATGACCAAAGTGATTCCTTCTTTCTATACTGGCACTCTTGCAGCAGCATGTCCACCGATGCCTCCACCTCCCTGAACACCAGCACCAAATGGCCacattcatcatcatcactaatCCAGCCTCGCAGTGCAATTTTTATAGTTGATTGTTCGAATCCAAAGAAGGTCAGCAGGACTCGGTCAGATAATAGTTGGCAATCAAATTCTGGACTTGAATTTGAGCTCAGGTACAAAACATCTGTGGCGTTGTCTGTTGCACAGTTGTCTATGGTGACTGAGCCGTTGCTGAAAGTGAACATGTAAATGTCATTTCCATCACCTCCGACCAGATAATCTCCACCAGTGGACACCAAGATGTCATTACCATCTGAGCCTTTGAGAAGAGAACTTTCATAACCAGAGACTAAGATGTCGGAATAGATGGTGCCGACCACAGTTTCCACATCCTTCAACACGTCGCCCTCTGCGTCAGCGTAGTGGCCTTGGCCCGTCAGCAGGTTAACATAAACCCCTTCACCCTTCTCATGATCACCCCGATAGAGAACTGTGTCTCTGCCTGGACCTCCGTCCACCAGATCAGCTCCTGGTCCAGGAAGGAAGATGTCCCGGCCAGAGTTTCCCATCAGTGTGTCATTTCCATCTTCACCATAAAGAGTGTCGTCTCCTCTCCCACCAATTAGGATGTCAGCTCCATTTCCTCCTACCAGCGTGTCATCTCCATCACCTCCATCCAAGGCGTCGTCCCTccatccaccaatcagagcgTTGTCTCGGTTGTTGCCTATTATAACATTAGACTGGGAGGGACAGCCTTGCACTGTGTGAACCTCTGACAGATTTCTCTGAGCGCTGAGGTCCAAACGACAGTCCACATGAGACTGTGTGAGAGTCACTTTGAAAGCTTCTACCTGATAGAAAGAGTCACCTGCAGATGAGTCTAGAGACCTGAGTTTGAAATGGACGCCATCAGAGCTCTGAAATTCTAGATGCTGATGTTTTTCACCATTAGCATAATTGCGGAGACTGAATTCtaattttttctcatttttcatgATTCTAACATGAACATCATTTATTGATGGTTCCATTAAAACTGTTGGTTCCATTAAAACTGTTGAGTCCAGTATGACTCGACTTCCATCAAGGAAATCCATATCTACCAGCACAGTGTCAGTTTTCTgatcttctgcaaagttatcaATGATTACCATGTTTTCATCCACGTGTTTGATTATGTAAGTATCTTTGCCTTCCCCTCCTATCATCAGCGCCCCCCCAGTGTGTGGATCCAGTAAATTCTCATTGCTGTTTCCAACCATGATGTCAAATCCTGAGGAACCGTACATTTCTTTCACTGATTCAACATCTtgtattttcatcattttcccCCAATACATGCAGTTGCCTCTATCAAAATAAATCCTTGCACGATTAAAGTACACTATCTTTTtagcaaaataaaagcatagaTTATCAATTACTGAAAGTGGTTCAGGACTCTGGTTTCTGTAATCGAAGGTTAAAGGCAGCAGTAAATCCcgtccacagctgctgatgctGGGTTTTAGTCCAGCTGTTACTCCATCACTGGTCTTGATCTGCAGGTGCTGATAATTCTTTGATTTAAACCAGTTCTGTAAAATAACAGTTCTTCTGTTCTGTACCTGAACGATGATGCTCTGACCTTCACATGTACATGTTATATGCTGATATTGTTCTTTAAGGAAGAGCAGGTCCAAGGTTAGATCTGGTGATAGATTGTTGATGGTTTTCACTCCGTGTCCTGCAGTGATAATGTACCagtcctctcctcctctcccctcaATGAAATCATCTCCTAATCCAGGGACGACAACGTTGTGTTCTTTGTTTCCTTTGATGACATCACTATAGTTTGACCCGCGGACCTCTGTCACGCTGTCCAAAGCCTCATCCTTCTCAAGGTCCACCTCCAGATGAGATGGGGAGCTCCTGTAGTCAATGCTGAGGCTCTTTATACATTTGGTGAAGATGTTATTCTGCAGGCAGTCAGTCTTGTTATCTGACAGTGTGAAGGTGATCAGATCCTTTGTGATAAACAGTAAGTGTCTGTCTGCTGATGATCTGAACCAGTTCACTACAGTAACATTAAACGCTGTGCTGTCATGTTGAGCCTCCAGATGAACATCATCACCTTCTACTCTGACTCCAAACGTATGAAGATTTGCTTCTACGATGGCCAGGTCAGTTTTCTCGTCTCTGGAGTCATTTTCAATCAGCACAGAAGACAAGTTTTTGCCTTTCACCATGTAAATGTCCTCACCTTCAGCACCAATCAGACGATCTCGCCCTCCTCCCCCATCTATCAGGTTCCTTTCTCCATTTCCAATGAGTACGTCATCATACTGGGACCCAAAGATGTTTGTAACTGTGTGTAAAAGTGGCTGTGTTGCATCAACAACTACACCCTGTTTCTCAAACATCTTGTTAATTCCTCTGGCCACCAGCTGAACTGAAGAAACCACTGTGGAGGAAATCTCAAATAAGACTCTGTCTCCTGACATCATGTTCATGTGACGATAATCTTCTCCTAAAAACCAGTTTTGGATTCTTACAGTATGACTGCCCTCATACATCAGCACAACATCCTTACCTGATTTAGACACAGAAATGTGGCTGTAGTTGACACTGAAATGCAGAGTGTCTTGTGCTCTGGAGGGATCATAGTTGTTAATGATCGTTTTCCCTCCTTTCTCGGGAATGATGTAAGTGTCTTTTCCTCCTGAGCCTTCAACATAACTTCTCTGTGGACCGAGGAAGAATGTGTCATCCCCTGGTTCCCCATGAAGTCTGTAAGAGTAGCTCAACATGACTTCAATCAAATATTTGTCCTTTTGTTCCTGAACTGCAAAAAATCGATTAGAGTCTCTGTTTCCCTTGTATGTCCCGTATCTTGAGTTGGTAAGATTTTTATAACCTGAAACCACTGTCACAGATCCATCTGAGAAGAAAActaaaatttttttttcatatgtcGTGTGCTCTAATCCATGTGACTCTCCCTGACCAAGAATTATATCGTTGCTTCCATTTGTGTTAATGTTCCAGCATTGTCTTCTTGGACTCTCATCACTAGAAACAACATAGTCCATGCAGAGCTCAGACTCACCCTCATCAGCGAGGCAGAAGTTAATACCTCCTCCATTCCAGGAGGAGGCGCCAGCAGTAAAATCAATGGCAGTCGTTCCATCCTGTTGCTTTGTGACTTTATAAAATTGCTGATCTGAGATATGTTCAACAAGTCTTCGTCCCTCCTCAATTTCATCATAACGCCAGTCATAAAACACACTAGCCACATGTATAGCAAAGTGTATGATCCCTTTTTCAAAgccaacaaaaacagcaaatattttGTCCAAAACTCCAGCGTTTGCTGGGAGGCTCTTCAGTTCATTCTGGATGGCCATATAAACATCATCAATGACCATCCGCACTACTGATAGAGCCAGATTTATAGGTGCGATGAGAGGTACCAGTTGAGGCTGAAGAAGCTCAACAACATCTAACGCAACCATGGTAATATCTAACGCAGCATCAATGTATCCCAGAGCATCTCCTCTTTTAAAATCTGCTACCACATTGTAGACCCCAAATCCAATTCCCACTATTGGTATAACTGTCATAAAACGCTTCATTGCAGGGCTCCTCATGATTGTTGTTGCAGCTTTTGCAATTCTTGCCTCTGAGGTCAAAGCTTTGCGTGCAATAACAGATGTTGTCATAGCCGTCACTCCATGAGCTGTCTGCAAAGACCCCATCACACCATCTGTGATGTTTCCCTTTTCAAAGGCACGAGCAGCTCCTTTCAGTCCCAGCATGAGACCCAGAGCTCCAACAGTAGTTCCAGTCCTCTCTACATGTTTGTTCACCTGATGGGAGGATGCTGAACTGTGCTGCTCCATCTCGTGCACTGATTTCTCAATGTTCTTCCACATCTTTTCACTGTAATGTTGACTCTGTGGAGATAAATCAGTCCTAAACTCCACGGGCTCAGCACCAGCTCTCTCTGACACGAGCTTACATACAAACTCTCCGTTTTCTATTCGGGCTGTTCCCTCCTGAAGGTGCATTCCTGCCAGAGTTTCACCATATTTGTGCTGTAGTGCAGCATGGACCTCTTCAGCCAATGATGCAGATGCTCTTGAGAAATAAGATTCATGTTTGAAGGTATTTTCTAATTCTGAGGCTGAATTCAGGTCTCGCATTGTGACATAGCCATCATCGTTTCCTCCCAGTGTTCCAGATGTGGAAGGTTGTCTGTGATCATCAGGATGTGCTATCATGTTGGTGTCTGTTTGGaaatcattgtattttttttgaaAGTCTGAATTATCCGTCATTGTTTTGTAGGTGTTTGAAAGTTCAGTTATGCGTTTCACCACATCACCTTCATTAGTACCAACGGTTTCCTTCCATTCTGTAAAGAAGTTACCCTCTCGTTTTACAAGGTCAGCAAGGCTACCCATGAGCTGATCCTCGGTTTTACGATGTTCTTCTCGATTTCTTAATTTGCTGGAATCTTTAGGTGTTGCTGAGCCTTTGAATCCTCGTCTGCTCGGGTCAATCCAACTGCCTCCTCTTGCCATTGGATGATTGTCAAAGAAAAAATCAAGGCCTTTCTGTCGGATATCATCGTTATTGTTTCGAACCAGATCCAAGGCCATAAGAGTCAGAGGGAATGTCCGGAAATTTCTTGCAGATTCAGATATAACTGTTGCAGTGAAATACGTGGTGAACCAGGCCTCACTGGACAGTTTTTCATATTGACTTCCTTTAAAAACACCTGGGTGCTCCCCACGAAAAATATTTTCTACATATTCAGcatatctttgtttttgtttttttccattattattcatgttttcattcttttcatttttaaaaatctcgtCTCGCATGTCTGGGTAGCTTTCTTTGCCCGCCTGTTCATTAATACATTTCTTAATATCATCAATTACGTTACTGTTTCTTATTTGATTGTTGTCAAGCTTTTTTCCAACTGGATACACGTACAGATTCCGAGGGTGAACTTCATATATCCAGTCACTGACCATTAAGTATGTGGGCTTATCTTCTCCATTCTTTGCAAAGTGATGAATTATATTTCTAATATCTTTACCTGATTTAATCTCATAACATTTATTAAGAATGTCTTTTAATCCACTTTGaatcattttgttgtttgtgttaattttaacttttccatttttttctcttttccatattttatattttcttatttcttctGGGTTGTTGACACTGATTTTCTTTGGTACTGGTTGATCTGAGTGAAAGAGTCCCCAAGACAGAGCCTCGAGTTCATCAATGGCAGATTTTATCTTGTTAACGTTATTTTGGTCAATCTTGTTAAAAACCTTTGGGTCAACAAACCTCTTTGGTTCATCTGGccagctgttttcttttatgaCACTTTGTTCTGGTTTTTTGTTTCCCCTGTTTTCTCCTCCACCCAGAAAGTTTCTTTCATTGGTAAAAACAGCCTCTCCTTTACTTCCTGGctcatttctcattattacaTCTTTGTTCCTATCAAGGGTTGCCACCACTTTCTTGCTGTTGTCTTTATGTCTCCATTGCAGCCCCTCTGGAGAGATTTCCTGAGTGATtttctttcctgtgtgtgtaACTTGGACAAGAGCGTCCCTCACATGAAGCTCTGTCTTGATGTTATTTTTATGGAGGTCCCTCAGTAGAGTTTCTATGAATCGTTGGTCTGATCCAACCTCACAGGACACCAAACTCGTTGTTTTGATTTtatcactgcctctgtttgtccTTTCGATGATTTTTGCTACATCTCCAGATCTGTATCCTGACAGTCTCATTTCTCCTGCGTTGTCTTTTTTACCATGACCTACCAGCACCAGTCTGCTGTCCTCTGACAGAGACACTGGTTCACCGTGGATCAGTTTGGGTCTTTGGTTTTTATCAAGAACATAGACAGAACTAATTGTTGGATGTTTCTCATACAAATATTCAGCAGCTCTTCTGACCACAGGCTCATTTTCCATCATTACGATCTGCTGGTGGTCATACTGTGTGCTGTGATCAGCTCGTCTTTGTGGGATTTTGTAGCTGGAAACTGAGTCAGGTCGATCCATCACCTGGTAAATCTGCTGATTGTCTTGGTTGGTTTCTAAGACTGTTTGGAGGCCGTGGAGCAACAAAACCCGAATGAAGTTCTGGTGGAACTGTGTGGTTATGTTTCCATCGAGAGAGAAAACTGGAGCCGCTTCCAGAGATGGTTTTAACATCAGCTTTGCAAGTGAAGATCCATCAAGTCCAGACACTGTTTGTCCATCTTCTGAAACACTTCCAAATATTTTGACTACAGTGTAGCTGTCTGCTGCTGGTACACAGGAGTCGTTGAACAGGCAGTCCTTGGTGACTTTCACGGAGTAATGAGGATCCATGCTGTATTCCTGCTGGACTCTGTCACTGGTGGATTTCTCTCTGTCGGTCATGATCAGAAGTTTTTGGTTGTAGCTGTGTGAGATCTCTGAAGCACCCAGCAGCCAGTCTTGTACCTTCTGTTTCTCGATATGTGCCAAGAAGGTGTTAAAGTCCTAAAAAATGAAGCAAAGAGTGAAATGAGAGAGAGCTCCAGCATAACTGTTTTCAGTGAATTTCTATAAGATGAGATTTCTGAGCATTTTTTGCATCTGTGGTTATAATCAGTGGTGGTCCTGATtggtgccctgggcgaacactcgcTGTAACTgtagcctcgtcgtctcgtctctctatatactggactgtatgtagcggagatgacaataaagtttactttgacttcagcagcgagcaggtgcaccgagggctctcgtgCTCACTTTTTGCTtgtagaattttgaaaaaacatcggtgcaaattataagtctgtatcataatgtctggtgttttcgtgttgttggtttgtttttattttgtcttattttgcgatttggttattagatgctgctccagccggtCAGAGAATCcaccgccgccccgccctctcctccctgtgccgcaagcagcaggcgcacctcgcaaacggagggcgcccttactcccagcaaatgggcgatagaaaaccgatcggtgcctatgacattcccaatatgtgCTGGCATGACGTCGGGACAGAATGAgtatgagcatttttttttttttttttttgccgatgcccgtgatgccgccccccaccacgatgccgccccgagCAACTGctcgtgtcgcccgtatcaaaaaccgctactggttATAATGTTAAGAATCTGTTCTGCTGATGTAAACCTGCAGTTTGAGCCTGACGCTCAGTTGGCCCTGATCAGCTGTTATGGTCTCATCAGTGAAGACCACCAACAGGTAACATAAGTGACCCACGTTTGTAAGAAAAtgtacaccacacacacaccaggctAGTTATAGTTAATTTAAACTAAACTAAGAACTAGATCCtggatgcatgaaggagcgcttccacaggtccttcctccctgcagctgtcacacacacacacacacacacacacacacacacacacacacacacacacacacacacacacacacacacacatatatatatatatatatatatatatatatatatatatgtatatatatataatgtatatagtGTTTCTTATATGCCTAACACATAATAATATaattcaaggtgctttatattgtacagcagatcgtacaataatagatacagagaaaaacccaacaatcatatgaccccatgattcagggtcacctgatccagccctaactatttgctttagcaaaaaggaaaatactctagaaacaacaagtaggcctgcagagcgagagcgaagtgctctaagggtgatatggtactacaaggtcattaagataagatggggcctgattatttaagaccttgtatgtgaggagcaggattttgaattcaattctggatttaacaggaagccaatgaagggaagccaaaacaggagaaatatgctctctcttcctagtccctgtcagtactcttgctgcagcattttggattagctgaagacttttcagcgagtttttaggacatcctgataataatgaattacagtagtccagcctggaagtaataaatgcatgaactagtttttcagcatcactctgagacaggatatttctaactttagagatgttgcacaaatggaagaaagcagtcttacatatttgtttaatatgtgcgttggaagacatgtcctggtcaaaaatgactccaaggt
The sequence above is a segment of the Oreochromis aureus strain Israel breed Guangdong linkage group 3, ZZ_aureus, whole genome shotgun sequence genome. Coding sequences within it:
- the LOC120437414 gene encoding uncharacterized protein LOC120437414, producing the protein MAGQWQGCWSLKLMIIFSLLGLIEEFEVKEDEWEELGSDIAALHRLQGLSEHMFDESFMNTSTTRVNGYHQSRFGRSVKRLDTEENPLTLLDGFQDCENVTAYVITKEKDFNTFLAHIEKQKVQDWLLGASEISHSYNQKLLIMTDREKSTSDRVQQEYSMDPHYSVKVTKDCLFNDSCVPAADSYTVVKIFGSVSEDGQTVSGLDGSSLAKLMLKPSLEAAPVFSLDGNITTQFHQNFIRVLLLHGLQTVLETNQDNQQIYQVMDRPDSVSSYKIPQRRADHSTQYDHQQIVMMENEPVVRRAAEYLYEKHPTISSVYVLDKNQRPKLIHGEPVSLSEDSRLVLVGHGKKDNAGEMRLSGYRSGDVAKIIERTNRGSDKIKTTSLVSCEVGSDQRFIETLLRDLHKNNIKTELHVRDALVQVTHTGKKITQEISPEGLQWRHKDNSKKVVATLDRNKDVIMRNEPGSKGEAVFTNERNFLGGGENRGNKKPEQSVIKENSWPDEPKRFVDPKVFNKIDQNNVNKIKSAIDELEALSWGLFHSDQPVPKKISVNNPEEIRKYKIWKREKNGKVKINTNNKMIQSGLKDILNKCYEIKSGKDIRNIIHHFAKNGEDKPTYLMVSDWIYEVHPRNLYVYPVGKKLDNNQIRNSNVIDDIKKCINEQAGKESYPDMRDEIFKNEKNENMNNNGKKQKQRYAEYVENIFRGEHPGVFKGSQYEKLSSEAWFTTYFTATVISESARNFRTFPLTLMALDLVRNNNDDIRQKGLDFFFDNHPMARGGSWIDPSRRGFKGSATPKDSSKLRNREEHRKTEDQLMGSLADLVKREGNFFTEWKETVGTNEGDVVKRITELSNTYKTMTDNSDFQKKYNDFQTDTNMIAHPDDHRQPSTSGTLGGNDDGYVTMRDLNSASELENTFKHESYFSRASASLAEEVHAALQHKYGETLAGMHLQEGTARIENGEFVCKLVSERAGAEPVEFRTDLSPQSQHYSEKMWKNIEKSVHEMEQHSSASSHQVNKHVERTGTTVGALGLMLGLKGAARAFEKGNITDGVMGSLQTAHGVTAMTTSVIARKALTSEARIAKAATTIMRSPAMKRFMTVIPIVGIGFGVYNVVADFKRGDALGYIDAALDITMVALDVVELLQPQLVPLIAPINLALSVVRMVIDDVYMAIQNELKSLPANAGVLDKIFAVFVGFEKGIIHFAIHVASVFYDWRYDEIEEGRRLVEHISDQQFYKVTKQQDGTTAIDFTAGASSWNGGGINFCLADEGESELCMDYVVSSDESPRRQCWNINTNGSNDIILGQGESHGLEHTTYEKKILVFFSDGSVTVVSGYKNLTNSRYGTYKGNRDSNRFFAVQEQKDKYLIEVMLSYSYRLHGEPGDDTFFLGPQRSYVEGSGGKDTYIIPEKGGKTIINNYDPSRAQDTLHFSVNYSHISVSKSGKDVVLMYEGSHTVRIQNWFLGEDYRHMNMMSGDRVLFEISSTVVSSVQLVARGINKMFEKQGVVVDATQPLLHTVTNIFGSQYDDVLIGNGERNLIDGGGGRDRLIGAEGEDIYMVKGKNLSSVLIENDSRDEKTDLAIVEANLHTFGVRVEGDDVHLEAQHDSTAFNVTVVNWFRSSADRHLLFITKDLITFTLSDNKTDCLQNNIFTKCIKSLSIDYRSSPSHLEVDLEKDEALDSVTEVRGSNYSDVIKGNKEHNVVVPGLGDDFIEGRGGEDWYIITAGHGVKTINNLSPDLTLDLLFLKEQYQHITCTCEGQSIIVQVQNRRTVILQNWFKSKNYQHLQIKTSDGVTAGLKPSISSCGRDLLLPLTFDYRNQSPEPLSVIDNLCFYFAKKIVYFNRARIYFDRGNCMYWGKMMKIQDVESVKEMYGSSGFDIMVGNSNENLLDPHTGGALMIGGEGKDTYIIKHVDENMVIIDNFAEDQKTDTVLVDMDFLDGSRVILDSTVLMEPTVLMEPSINDVHVRIMKNEKKLEFSLRNYANGEKHQHLEFQSSDGVHFKLRSLDSSAGDSFYQVEAFKVTLTQSHVDCRLDLSAQRNLSEVHTVQGCPSQSNVIIGNNRDNALIGGWRDDALDGGDGDDTLVGGNGADILIGGRGDDTLYGEDGNDTLMGNSGRDIFLPGPGADLVDGGPGRDTVLYRGDHEKGEGVYVNLLTGQGHYADAEGDVLKDVETVVGTIYSDILVSGYESSLLKGSDGNDILVSTGGDYLVGGDGNDIYMFTFSNGSVTIDNCATDNATDVLYLSSNSSPEFDCQLLSDRVLLTFFGFEQSTIKIALRGWISDDDECGHLVLVFREVEASVDMLLQECQYRKKESLWSLIITRVICITLLAFHLAFALQGSRKLIRKAQKQKRQKQDETNVEAESVPAVM